TAGAATTAGATAATAAGGTACGCTTAAAAGGTTCTGTACGCGCATTCGGCCAGCAAATTCCTGCTACGGTTATTCTTGAGCCAGAAGTGCAGGAAAATGGTGATTTACTCTTAAAACAAGAATCTATAAGCCTTGGAAAGCTGCAGCTTCCTAATCGCCAAGTATTGGGCTATATTAAGAAAAATTACGAAATGCCCGGCTGGATCGAGGTAAACCCGGACCGTGAAGATATCTATGTAGCCGTTACCGATATTAGCAGCTATCAAAATATTGAAGTGAAAGCTGAACAATTTAACTTAACCAATGACCGAATTGCCTTTAGTATTCACACCCCATATGAAAGCCTCCCGTTTAATAAGAATAAGATAATGAATTATTTTCAATAAAAATAAACAGCTTCATATCAAGAATAGACCGGCTGTCAAAAGCCGGTCTTATTCTTCTGCTCCTACAATAATATTGTCTGTGCGTTTCCCTTGGTAATAAAACCAATAAGAGTCTCCTGCTGATTGCTCAGCAGTAGTGAGCCGTACGACCATGTCGGTTCCGGTATGGCGCTCGAACGTCTCTTCCGGATTTATGATCTCCGTATGTTTTACTTCAAGCTCTGGTTCAAATCGAAGAAACATTCAATTGCTCTAAGGCTCTCTTGAATGTTTTAAGGTCAGGTTTTTTTATTCCTTCCCATTCAGATATTAAAATGGTTTCAAAATACTTTTCAATACCTAAAACTAACTAAAACTTTTTGTTTTATAATGCTGCAGAGTATTTATTTATCCAAAAGGGACTTAGCTAAATTAACAGCAAGATCCTTTGAATAGCTATTGTAAAGACCTGTGCTTAGCCTCACGGGATCACCAAAAAAGAATCGTTCATATAGTGTTTGTCTTCCGCCAAACGCACTTGTACTTATATCCCATGCAAGCCGAAAGATTTTTGTTTTTTCCTCACCGTTACAAAATGCTCCTTGTAAATAGTGATTTAAATCGTCTTTTAAAGTGGAGTTAAAATCCTGTTCTGTTGGAATAGAGATTAAACCGCTTGCTCCTAGCAGCTGTATAATCTCAGTGAACCGGGGATACAGCCGCGAAAAGGTAATAATGGCTGCATATAAGGGATTTGCGCTTGGTATCATTGTTCCTCTTTTATCTTCTTTTGCTTCTACTTCAGAACTTAAAAGAAGCGCTTTCATTGTTTCTAGCCCTATAATTAATTCACTGACCTTTTCTTGGACATGTTGATATTCACCAATATTAATAGTGTCGACTAGAAGTTGGGCAGCACCGAGGAGAAATTCGATTTTCACAACCTGCCTAGCTGCCGTCTGATGAAGCAGAAAGGGATAGAAATTAGATTCCTTATACATAGAGATTGCAACAGTATAATTATTGTACAAAAAAATTCGTTCCCAAGGAACCAGCACATTATCAAATACAACAATCGTATCCATTTCTTCAAATCTCGATCCTAGTGGATGATCGAATTGTGAGTCTCGATAGGCAAAGGATTCACGACAGATAAACTTTAGGTTTGGCGTATTGCTTGGAATCGAAAATGCATAAACAAACGAGTCCTTAATAAATTTTCCTCCGACCGGCAGTACTAACAGCTCATCTGTAATGCCTCCTTGAGTTGCTAGTAATCTTGCACCTTTTATAACTAATCCATCCTTCTTTTCTTTAATAACTTGAGCAGAGAGAGGTTCGTCCTCATCTTCATAATAACCAATCGAACGGTTGACTTGCGGGCTGACAAACGTATGAGAAAATGTCAAATCATTTTCTCTAGCGTGTTCATACAAATTCTTAAGATTTTTTCCGCGGTTATTCTTGTCTTGAAAGGCATCCCAAGCAGTACCTAATGCCATAAGGGCTGTATTAATATAATCAGGTGATCTCCCCATCATACTGCCGGAAGTTTTTGCCCATTCCTGTGTTGTTAATCTCCTTTTTTCTAAATCTTCCCTTGAACGGGGAGACAAATAGGATGTTCCAACAAGATCTCCTGTTAAGGGGGACGGGTATGTCATAAAGCCAGAATTTTTCAGATCCATTTGTAGATCAAAGAGTTTTGCTTTACTTTTTAACAGTCCTTTAAAGGCAGCATGGTCACAAATATTTCCATTAATTCTCTGTCCATCAATCCATACCTCCGCCTGCAGCTTACGAATTCTTTTCAAAAAAGTTGATCCGTTACATGCTGGCATGTCATCCCACCTTTTATGCATATTAAAAATAACCCTTTAAAAAGATTCATCATCAGATAAAAGGTAATTGGTGAAAGATTTGAGCTAAATAAGTTTCATCCCTTCAAATTATTTTAATTTAAACAAAATTACATTATATTCAAAAAAGTACACTTCTTAATAATATAATTCGATTAGTAGCTTAATAAACCCTTCTATCATATGGCCCTTCTACAAAGAAAAAAGCGTATTCCTTACTCCAGGATTGCGCCCGTTCCTTGAATATAGTTCGTGAAAATAAGCAACTTATTTTCACTTACATAAATTATTTTTCATTTAGGCAAGATTATAGAAAAAAATCTTATTGGGAGCAACATTTATGATTTTGCTTGCCCTTTTATTAATGTAGCGGATTATTAATGCTATTTATACTTATCATACCAAGCACATCGACTCTAATTTTTTACCCACTTTATGGTACTATATCAATCTCGTACCTTTTTTCCTGTCTGCGAGTATGATGATTGGATACGGAGTGAAGTTTTTAACAAAAAGCGTAGATAACTTAACCTTCTCTCTTATTGTACCTAAAGGAATGGAGATTCTAGTTAGTGTAGTAATTGGATAAATCTTTCTAAAAGAAATTCCCATTTGGCGTACAGGATTTGGTATCACAGTTATATTGATTGGTTTTTAGATATTAAAAGGAAAATAAGAAAGAGCTTAATTGATAAGCTCTTTCTTATGGCAAAAATCACCCGCTTCATTAGATTGAAGAAATAGCAGGCAGCGATTTTTTTGATACGCCTAAACGATTAGCGATTGAAATAGCTCTGCTTGGTTATGAATATATCCACGGGCCAATTTCTCGGACGGCTGATGTCATCATGTAAGTTTTACCCTTTGACCGCACCATCTTGCATGTTGGCAGGAGTGACGGATCGATCCGTTAGTAAACTAGCAATAACGTAACCTAGAAATGAAATGAATACGGGTAACGTAACAGTGTGCATACCAAAAGGTTCCGGCCAAACGTTATGAATCACACTGTACGTTCCTACCCCTAAAATGATCGAGGCCATCGCTCCGTATTTGTTTCCTTTCGCCCAGTACAACCCGAGCACTACCGGCCAGATAAATGCTGATTCGAGGCCGCCAAAGGCAAACAAATTCAGCCAAATGAGTAAATCAGGCGGGCTTAAAGCGAGGGCGAAAACACTTATCCCAAGAACAGCGGTAACGCCAAAACTGATCGTCTTCACTTTTTTTCTCGCTGCTTCAGGATTTACGTAATTTAAATAAACGTCTTTAACCACCGTAGAACTAACGAGTAAAAGCAGCGAATCTACTGTAGACATGATCGCTGCCATAGGTGCAGCCAGGACAATACCGGCAAGCCACGCTGGCAGTACTTCCATCGCTATCATCGGCATAACAGAATCGGCCACTTCAATGCCAGGAAGAATGGGTCTTGCCATGACACCAACAAGATGCATTCCAAACATCATAAAAGCTACAACAATAGTACCGATAATCAACGCACGGTGCATTCCCTTTGAATCTTTGTAAGACATTGCCCGGACAGCGACTTGTGGAAGCCCTACGACACCGACCCCTACTAAAATCCAAAAGGAAGAAACATATAATGGCGTTAAACTGCCATCATGGCCAAACGGGCTTACCAAATTAGGGTTTTCATTGGCAAGATCGCTCATAATGTTACCCATCCCGCCGCCGGCAATAATGGTTCCGGCTAAAATAATCAAAGTGCCGAAAAACATAACAATTCCTTGCAGAGTATCGGTTACCGCTACCGCACGAAAACCGCCGATAATAACGTAAATAATAACCGAAACAGCAAAAATAAACAAAGCAGAAATATAAGATAAACCAGTTAATGACTCAATCAAACGTGCACCGCCAACCCACTGAGCGGTCATCGCGGAAAAAAGAAAAATAATAATACTGAGTGCGCTCAGCAGCACAACCGCTTTGCTGTTATATCTGCCTTTTAAATAATCGACCAGCGTCACTGCTTTATAGTGCCTGGACTTTATGGCAAATTTCTTTCCTAAAATCATAAGGACAAAATATCCAGTTGCCACTTGAGACATAGCAAGCAGCACCCAGCCAAGCCCTTGACTGTAAGCTGCCCCCGGACCGCCTACAAAACTGCTTGCACTTCCGTATGTAGCAATCATCGTCATCGCTAAAATTAATCCGCCAAGTTCTCTGCTGCCTAAGAAATACTCCTGGAGAAAATTACTTTTTGAGGCAATTTTGCGCGAAGCCCAAAACCCTATAATAAAAATGGAGGCGAGAAAGATAAGCTGCGGAATCACAACTTCCCAATTCATACCCTCTCCTCCTCTTCCTCTGCCTCAAAGGGAACTTCTTTAAAAAATGATTTCACAATGACAGCAACTAAAACCATCATAAGAATCGAACCTACAACACAGCTGTAAAAAAACCAGGCAGGCATACCAAGGATATAGCTGTATTCTTCAACAGGCGCTGAACCCAGACCGTAAGCAAAACCGAACCACCATATAAAATTAAAAAGAACAAGTCCTACACCGATCCATGCCTCCCGGTGGGCCAACGTAAACCGCCTATCCAGCTTTTTTTCTTGCTCTGCCATGACAAAACCTCCTTTATCGGGATTTAATATTTCGAATCTTCTTCTTTTTTTATTATAAGAAACATGTTTCAAAAGGGCCAATATTTCAATGATAGGATTTATCCGTAATCGTATTAAAAAACCCCTTAAGGTTCGATTTGCCTGACTCCAAAAAAGGAGGTGCATAAAAATCGTATCACCTTTAGGGGTTTACAGCACGCTTTATACAATCTTGTATTCTATATTTTTTATACAAAAACGTACAGCCCTTTAAGGCTGATACATTGCCTCATCGGAAGCTAGATGCATTGGCCAATCCTTTAACAAAGTTAAACTTTCCTAGAATAGCTGCGTTTTTGTATTTGCCTTTTCTACAGACCTGTATCTAATCATTGAACGCATTTTTTAAAGTTTTTACGATAAATGTTAGATCTTCATCGGTAATATTTAACGGAGGGGCAAGTGTGAGTACATTGCTGTATCCAGACACAGTGTCAGCATTTTTTCCAACAATCAATCCGTTTTTCTTGCACTCTCCCATTATTTTAGCAAGATAAGACGATGATGCCGGTTTTTTTGAATCTTTGTCCTCTACTAGCTCTAAACCAACTAACAATCCTTTATGACGGATGTTCCCAACATTAGGATGATTATCTAGCTTCGCAAGTTCTTCTCTCAGCTTATCTCCGTTTTTCTGTGACTTCGTGCACAAACCTTCCTCTTCCATAATCTCAAGATTTTTTAAAGCAAGGCGGCAGGCTGCTGGATTGCCTCCGAACGTATTAACATGGCGAAAATGCGAGTCTTCTCCTTCTTCTTTAAACGGTTCATATATTTCTTGGCGTACAGCTGCAGCAGACAGAGGAAGGTAGCCGCTCGTAATTCCTTTTGCCATCGTTACGATATCCGGCGTGATGTTATAGTGCTGAAAACCAAATTTTTTGCCAGTCCGTCCAAATCCGCAGATGACTTCATCGATCATAAGCAGAACGTTATGTTCACGGCATATTTGCTCCACTTTTTTCAAATAAGATTCATGCGGGATAAGAATGCCTCCGCCGGTGATGATAGGCTCCATAATAACGCCTGCCACTGTTTCCGGACGCTCCCAAAGGATAGTGTCTTCTATCATTTGCGCACATTCGAGGCTCCACTCTTCGAATGTTCTTCCGTTTGGTATTCTGTACTCCTCAGGGGCGTGAACATGGACAAAACCAGGCGGAAGCGGCTCATACAGATGTTTACGCTGAGCTTGACCTGTTGCTGCTAGTGCCCCTAACGTACTTCCGTGATAAGAGCGGTATCGAGAAATAAACTTATATTTATGCGGGGAACCATTTTGTTTATGATACTGGCGAGCTAACTTAAAAGCTGTTTCATTTGCTTCAGAACCGCTGTTAGCATAAACAATACGGTAATCTCCTTCCAGCCAGTCGTTTAATTTATCTGCTAATTCAATCGCTGGGACATGGCTGTTTGACAGCGGATAATAGGGAAGCGTCCGAAGCTGTTCGGCCGCAGCATCGGCTAGTTCTGTACGTCCATATCCAACGTTCACACACCACAATCCAGACATTCCGTCTAACAATTGGTTTCCTTCGATATCCGTGATCCATGCTCCGTCCGCCTCTTGCACCACCATAGCGTTCTGGTTTTTCTGGTACGGTTTCATGTGGTGCCAAACATATTGATTATCTTTTTTGTACAATTCTTTAGGGGTACTCATTTAACTTTTCACCTCCGTGTTCTGGTGTCTCAATTTGAATTCCATTTCCCTCCGCAGAAGATTCTTAAAATTTCAAACATCTTTTGTACCTCCCCAATAATGTTATTCACCGTGGTTACGTTTTACTATAACGTAATTTGTTTGTTTTTTAATCTAACAAAGTGTCAACCATATTGGTTGAATCATTTTACTATTTGGAAAGGCAAGAGACCTGCTTGTAACGGAGTTTGCCTACATGAATGCCTATGTAGAAAGATTTTATTGTCCTAGTTTCTGGATTAATACACAGATTATTGATCCATAGCAGCTTTAGCTTTGCCTTTTTATTGATCCATTTTCAACAGTATTTCTTCCCACTTAGTAATGTTTGCACCATCATCGTCGTGTGTGTTTTCTTGGATCAGCGTGTGAGCTGATTGCTGCGTATTTTCTTTTTCCTAAAAACTGGGCCAAACGGTTAGTTTCAAGGATGGAAGAAAGAGCCTCCCCTGCTTTAAAAACTTCTTCTGATATTTCATCGCGTGAGAGGGTTCCGCCAAATAATAGGACAGTGATTCTCTCATTTATTTTGACAGGAAAACAGAATAGAGATTTCGGATAAATCCCATGTTTATGGAAAAAATAAGCCCGCGGGTCTTTTTCAATACCTTCCCATTTAGCAGCATTTCCAGTTAGGAGAGCCCGGCCAATCAACCCTTCACCAGTTTGAAACGAAGAATGTTCAAGTACATTTGAACCTTCCCCTATCGCATGCACCACCTCATATTCGTCTTCTGTTTTCCTATTCGCCATTCCAATAAAATCACATTCAGGAATACTCTCCATAAAGCCATGTAACAGCTGTTTATTCACTAAATCTATTTGAGCTGCTTTTTTAAATACATTGATTTGCTTTTTATGCGCATAGTGGACCTGATCTTCCTCTATGCTTAAAGCGATAAGCTTTGAGAGATTGTCCAGTTTGTTTGTTATTTCTTGTTCTTGCGCCATGTTTGTATCTACTGTTTGTTCGAGCAGCAAATCCCAGTCCGTCTCCTTCCCGAAAGAGGGGACGAGGAAATCTTTAATCAGGGATGATGTTTGCTTTTCTACCATCATGCCGGCCCATAAGTAGTATTCAGGCTTACCTCTTACTATAATCGGCGCAATCACAATCTTTACACCCGGAAGAATGTCATAAAAGAAAGGACGAGAACCGTACCATCCTGAATTAATAATATCTTTTATTCGTCTCTCTATTTCAACTTGTGTCCGCATAAAAAAATCACAAAGCGGATTATTCCCTTTTTCGTATAAAAGCCATGTACCGTCTCGATCTGTGACTGCAATGTTCATGTCAAGAAAAGAAGCATACGTATTTAATACCTCTTGAACAATACCTGAGAGTTGTTTCATGTATTCTCCAACTCACTTGGTATATCTAAATCTTTTGTAACGGCAGGCTCCTTGTACCGAAAAAGAGGCAGCGTTTTATCTTCTGTTTTTCGAATAATCCCATGCTGTACTAATAATTCAAGCACTGGCAAAATTTCTTCTTTTTTTCTTCTTAGTTTTTGTTCTAATCCTTCGGTGTTTTCAACCATATACGGATTTGATTGAAATAACATTGTACACTCCATCTGTAACGGTATATTCTCCTGTTTTCTTATCATTTTCTCCCCCTGAAACAACGAATAGTTTTCTCGTTATCATTAGAAAAGCGCAAGCGCCCTTATTTTAAATGATGTTCGGCTAAGTTCCCCACGTCCTGTGAGAATGCCGAACTGGCTTGCACAGGATGGGCTGACTTTTGCGCCCAGAACACGATGTTCTCGATTCTAGCAAAAGTTCCTTAAATCTTCTGGAGCCTCCGAGAGGCTGGGCGCTGAAGCTAGACATCAAAGTGCAAAATTTTAAACTTTTCCTATCTCATTAGAAAAACTTGGCTTACCGCCAAGTCCAAATGGTGGAAGCCGCAGCTTTACATATACTTTAACCCTTTAGAAAAGTTAAACTTTTCTAAAGTATAAAAAACATTCAAGCAATTGCATATCCCCTGCTCTTCTATTTTGAAAAATTTTACTGCGATTACTATTCCACTGCTAATTTTTCAATTCGACATAAGGAATGTTTTAAAACGGGCTGGTTTGAC
This DNA window, taken from Alteribacillus bidgolensis, encodes the following:
- a CDS encoding YhdT family protein — translated: MAEQEKKLDRRFTLAHREAWIGVGLVLFNFIWWFGFAYGLGSAPVEEYSYILGMPAWFFYSCVVGSILMMVLVAVIVKSFFKEVPFEAEEEEERV
- the hpaB gene encoding 4-hydroxyphenylacetate 3-monooxygenase, oxygenase component — encoded protein: MPACNGSTFLKRIRKLQAEVWIDGQRINGNICDHAAFKGLLKSKAKLFDLQMDLKNSGFMTYPSPLTGDLVGTSYLSPRSREDLEKRRLTTQEWAKTSGSMMGRSPDYINTALMALGTAWDAFQDKNNRGKNLKNLYEHARENDLTFSHTFVSPQVNRSIGYYEDEDEPLSAQVIKEKKDGLVIKGARLLATQGGITDELLVLPVGGKFIKDSFVYAFSIPSNTPNLKFICRESFAYRDSQFDHPLGSRFEEMDTIVVFDNVLVPWERIFLYNNYTVAISMYKESNFYPFLLHQTAARQVVKIEFLLGAAQLLVDTINIGEYQHVQEKVSELIIGLETMKALLLSSEVEAKEDKRGTMIPSANPLYAAIITFSRLYPRFTEIIQLLGASGLISIPTEQDFNSTLKDDLNHYLQGAFCNGEEKTKIFRLAWDISTSAFGGRQTLYERFFFGDPVRLSTGLYNSYSKDLAVNLAKSLLDK
- a CDS encoding YpmS family protein encodes the protein MINRLKQQNVWKWLFIALFIINSGVIIWLFFLFNATPDEPIFPQREQVQETDVEFSIVTDRENLNQLINRYLDELSEGERASYSVELDNKVRLKGSVRAFGQQIPATVILEPEVQENGDLLLKQESISLGKLQLPNRQVLGYIKKNYEMPGWIEVNPDREDIYVAVTDISSYQNIEVKAEQFNLTNDRIAFSIHTPYESLPFNKNKIMNYFQ
- a CDS encoding aspartate aminotransferase family protein, with protein sequence MSTPKELYKKDNQYVWHHMKPYQKNQNAMVVQEADGAWITDIEGNQLLDGMSGLWCVNVGYGRTELADAAAEQLRTLPYYPLSNSHVPAIELADKLNDWLEGDYRIVYANSGSEANETAFKLARQYHKQNGSPHKYKFISRYRSYHGSTLGALAATGQAQRKHLYEPLPPGFVHVHAPEEYRIPNGRTFEEWSLECAQMIEDTILWERPETVAGVIMEPIITGGGILIPHESYLKKVEQICREHNVLLMIDEVICGFGRTGKKFGFQHYNITPDIVTMAKGITSGYLPLSAAAVRQEIYEPFKEEGEDSHFRHVNTFGGNPAACRLALKNLEIMEEEGLCTKSQKNGDKLREELAKLDNHPNVGNIRHKGLLVGLELVEDKDSKKPASSSYLAKIMGECKKNGLIVGKNADTVSGYSNVLTLAPPLNITDEDLTFIVKTLKNAFND
- the panF gene encoding sodium/pantothenate symporter; its protein translation is MNWEVVIPQLIFLASIFIIGFWASRKIASKSNFLQEYFLGSRELGGLILAMTMIATYGSASSFVGGPGAAYSQGLGWVLLAMSQVATGYFVLMILGKKFAIKSRHYKAVTLVDYLKGRYNSKAVVLLSALSIIIFLFSAMTAQWVGGARLIESLTGLSYISALFIFAVSVIIYVIIGGFRAVAVTDTLQGIVMFFGTLIILAGTIIAGGGMGNIMSDLANENPNLVSPFGHDGSLTPLYVSSFWILVGVGVVGLPQVAVRAMSYKDSKGMHRALIIGTIVVAFMMFGMHLVGVMARPILPGIEVADSVMPMIAMEVLPAWLAGIVLAAPMAAIMSTVDSLLLLVSSTVVKDVYLNYVNPEAARKKVKTISFGVTAVLGISVFALALSPPDLLIWLNLFAFGGLESAFIWPVVLGLYWAKGNKYGAMASIILGVGTYSVIHNVWPEPFGMHTVTLPVFISFLGYVIASLLTDRSVTPANMQDGAVKG